The Candidatus Flexicrinis proximus genome contains a region encoding:
- a CDS encoding isopeptide-forming domain-containing fimbrial protein, with translation MSSPLRIPGGAAAYNVRFTDPVPAGLSGCVIVSVENGTGAALFYTGDLFFGILELNNPLPGLPDVPTPADVNAATVIITYTCIIDGTVEPETVITNTATVQIDPLDVSGALPYPLLEEDASVQIVGADIAKSVAPTTATIGQVVTYTVTVDIPGGVVSDASVVDLLPAGMAFVDCISVVLEPGLTSSFVGSLCTDPVNPAVGAGGGTITWDFDTLTNSGSANSDFKTLTLTYTAVVLNEAAVNRGDVLSNRARLLSGIDIVAGPASATVTVIEPTLQIVKTASPNVDVDSSDTVTFTLVISHAPGSNATAHNVSISDVIPPGLSYVAGSLTHAAGVAPDGGTLIESGGTVSAAFSSLAVGQTSTITFQVTLDSGAPAGGTIINTAEVEWTSLPGSPTNTAYNPLGVERTGNSTDPGGTANTYTDTDSAVLDISDPTSLKEVLSTSHPGTGNGADTEPDLTIGEEVTYRLTFTFPEGITTNVRIVDLLPIASAASPVTLEYVSHALVSFGANLTPAVLPAPVVNDRDADGSNDRVIWTLGTITNAPDNTINGADRIIIDVSARVRNLPDNIGLITNRDLDLVNTSRITYTIGGVDTTVEGSATVDLAEPQLQIGKAVNPIATVDAGQLLTYTLTISHTGQSTANAYDVSIADTMPTVFSAPAFVPATSTCDERTGWALSFTAPAATYSFDNLLLGESCTIVYTTVVQDTAAASGGYQNTAILTSSSLPGTLPDDRTTTANTSVTVTIAEPTVVKTVTSTSLADTTNTIDGTDQDLAIGEEVTYTIVYTFPEGTTRNVRLIDQLPPITTAGEATLVYVSSAISGIGANLTVTNPAAAPVVTNTNADTYDDTVTYTIGDVVNAFDNAGPNNADQITMTVSARVVNIASNVGLVSGADNNATNRGRLTYLQGASGTTNRSINATADIDVVEPRLTIAKTDSAATVDAGAVVTYTLTIDHDAAQSRAPAYDVVITDTLPNNAGTAVVSAPTLVTATSTCDEQAGWVTSYIAPTVTFSFNRLTLAEDCTIVYTVTVNDLAYANATYANSASITTYSTLPGADPNERIEPPVGPVTSSFNTPNPSLTKTLTSTSLPSTTGNNLAIGEEVVYTIVYTFPEGTTRSVSLIDNLPRLDNEGAVLGFVSANITAVGAGITSPAFTLPQTAVLTDSPR, from the coding sequence ATGTCATCACCGCTTCGAATTCCCGGCGGCGCCGCGGCATATAATGTGCGCTTTACCGACCCTGTTCCGGCAGGACTGAGCGGTTGTGTCATCGTGAGCGTGGAAAATGGCACCGGTGCGGCGCTCTTCTATACCGGTGACCTGTTCTTCGGCATACTGGAACTTAACAACCCGTTACCCGGCCTGCCTGACGTACCGACGCCAGCCGACGTCAACGCAGCGACTGTGATAATTACGTATACCTGCATAATCGACGGCACGGTCGAACCGGAAACAGTCATCACCAATACGGCGACAGTGCAAATCGACCCGCTGGATGTGTCGGGCGCGCTGCCCTACCCGCTGCTGGAAGAAGACGCGAGCGTGCAAATCGTCGGAGCCGATATCGCCAAATCAGTTGCGCCCACGACGGCAACTATCGGGCAGGTCGTGACCTATACCGTCACAGTGGACATCCCCGGCGGTGTGGTCAGCGATGCATCCGTTGTCGATCTGCTGCCCGCCGGTATGGCCTTTGTAGACTGCATCAGTGTGGTGCTCGAACCCGGCCTGACATCCAGTTTCGTTGGCAGCCTGTGTACCGATCCGGTCAATCCGGCGGTCGGGGCAGGCGGCGGCACCATCACATGGGATTTCGACACGCTGACCAACAGCGGCTCGGCGAATAGCGACTTCAAGACCCTCACGCTGACCTATACGGCGGTCGTACTGAACGAGGCTGCCGTCAACCGGGGCGATGTGCTTTCAAACCGCGCGCGCCTGCTCAGCGGCATCGATATCGTCGCGGGGCCAGCATCGGCGACCGTAACTGTCATCGAGCCGACGCTGCAAATCGTAAAAACGGCCAGCCCGAACGTCGATGTCGATTCGAGCGACACGGTGACATTCACGCTGGTGATCAGTCACGCGCCCGGCAGCAACGCGACTGCGCACAATGTTTCGATTTCGGATGTCATACCGCCCGGTCTGTCATATGTCGCCGGTTCGCTGACACATGCGGCGGGTGTTGCACCGGATGGCGGCACACTGATCGAAAGCGGCGGCACCGTCAGTGCGGCGTTTTCGTCACTTGCCGTCGGACAGACCAGTACAATTACGTTCCAGGTGACGCTTGATTCCGGCGCGCCGGCTGGGGGCACGATCATCAATACCGCTGAGGTCGAGTGGACGAGCCTACCCGGTAGCCCGACCAATACTGCTTACAACCCGCTTGGCGTCGAGCGCACGGGCAACTCCACCGATCCCGGTGGCACGGCTAATACCTATACCGACACGGATTCCGCCGTGTTGGACATTAGCGACCCGACTTCACTTAAAGAGGTCCTTAGCACCAGCCACCCCGGTACCGGTAACGGGGCGGATACCGAACCAGATCTGACAATCGGCGAAGAAGTAACCTACCGGCTCACATTCACCTTCCCCGAAGGCATCACGACTAACGTGCGCATAGTCGATCTGCTGCCGATTGCATCCGCCGCGTCGCCAGTGACGCTGGAATATGTGAGCCATGCGCTGGTGAGCTTTGGGGCCAATCTGACTCCCGCAGTGCTGCCTGCGCCGGTCGTCAACGACCGCGACGCCGACGGCTCGAACGACCGGGTTATCTGGACACTTGGAACGATTACCAACGCGCCGGATAACACGATTAACGGTGCCGACCGCATCATCATCGACGTGTCAGCGCGCGTTCGTAATTTGCCCGATAATATCGGACTTATCACCAACCGCGACCTCGATCTCGTCAATACGTCTCGCATCACATACACCATTGGCGGCGTCGACACGACCGTCGAGGGCAGCGCGACCGTCGATTTAGCGGAACCGCAGCTTCAAATCGGCAAAGCGGTCAATCCGATAGCAACCGTTGACGCTGGTCAGCTGCTTACCTATACGCTGACGATTTCGCACACCGGCCAGTCGACGGCCAACGCCTACGACGTTTCGATTGCCGATACGATGCCGACAGTATTCAGTGCGCCGGCCTTTGTCCCCGCCACATCCACTTGCGACGAGAGGACCGGATGGGCGCTTAGTTTCACAGCGCCGGCGGCGACATACAGTTTCGATAACTTGCTGCTGGGTGAAAGCTGCACCATTGTCTACACGACGGTCGTGCAGGATACGGCGGCGGCGAGTGGCGGGTACCAGAATACAGCGATCTTGACCTCTAGCTCGCTGCCGGGAACGCTACCCGACGACCGCACTACAACTGCAAACACCTCGGTCACGGTCACTATCGCCGAGCCGACCGTCGTGAAAACGGTCACCAGCACTTCGCTGGCAGACACAACCAATACCATCGACGGTACGGATCAAGACCTCGCTATCGGCGAAGAAGTGACCTACACGATTGTCTACACCTTCCCTGAAGGCACGACCCGCAACGTACGGCTGATCGACCAACTCCCACCGATAACCACAGCAGGCGAGGCGACACTGGTGTATGTCAGCAGTGCCATATCCGGTATCGGCGCGAACCTGACGGTCACGAATCCGGCGGCCGCACCGGTTGTCACGAACACGAACGCTGACACCTACGACGACACCGTGACCTATACCATTGGCGACGTGGTCAACGCGTTCGACAATGCCGGTCCGAACAACGCCGACCAGATCACGATGACCGTGTCGGCACGGGTGGTCAACATCGCCTCGAATGTCGGTCTCGTGAGCGGCGCGGACAACAATGCGACCAATCGCGGGCGTCTCACCTACTTGCAGGGTGCCAGCGGTACGACCAATCGCAGTATCAACGCGACGGCGGACATCGACGTGGTGGAGCCGCGCCTGACGATTGCAAAAACAGACAGCGCAGCCACCGTCGACGCAGGTGCAGTCGTCACGTACACACTTACGATTGACCATGATGCGGCACAGTCGCGCGCGCCAGCCTACGATGTCGTAATCACCGACACACTGCCGAATAATGCGGGAACAGCCGTCGTAAGCGCGCCAACCCTTGTCACGGCGACATCGACCTGCGACGAGCAAGCCGGATGGGTGACGAGCTATATCGCGCCGACCGTGACGTTCAGCTTCAACCGGTTGACTCTGGCCGAAGATTGCACCATCGTCTATACGGTGACGGTGAACGACCTTGCCTATGCCAACGCGACATACGCTAACAGTGCCAGTATCACGACTTATTCGACGCTGCCGGGTGCCGACCCGAACGAGCGAATCGAACCGCCGGTTGGGCCAGTCACATCGAGCTTCAACACGCCGAATCCGTCGCTAACCAAAACCCTGACGTCGACTAGCCTGCCCAGCACGACCGGTAACAACCTTGCCATCGGCGAGGAAGTCGTTTATACGATTGTTTACACCTTCCCCGAAGGCACGACCCGCAGCGTGAGCCTGATCGATAACCTGCCCCGCCTCGACAACGAGGGAGCAGTACTAGGCTTCGTCAGCGCGAATATCACAGCAGTCGGGGCGGGGATCACCAGTCCGGCCTTCACACTGCCGCAGACGGCTGTACTTACGGACAGCCCGCGTTGA
- a CDS encoding isopeptide-forming domain-containing fimbrial protein — protein sequence MLNVAANIGLVTGQDINITNTGTLIYQNSAGVTQTLTSTTDINIVEPRLTITKTNNATTVDAGTTVAYTLTLSHTAQSLAAAFDIEVADTLPNNAGVAVVTAPVIDMAASTCDDGGRTLGVTFANPTATFTLNELLLGSTCTIVYTVTVNDLAYTNATYANSASITTYSTLPGADPNERSNRRMGQSHRASSRRIRR from the coding sequence GTGCTGAATGTCGCTGCCAATATCGGCCTCGTGACCGGTCAGGACATCAACATCACCAACACCGGCACGCTCATCTATCAAAACAGCGCGGGTGTCACGCAGACGCTGACCAGCACCACCGACATCAACATCGTCGAGCCGCGTCTGACGATTACGAAAACCAACAACGCAACCACCGTCGATGCCGGCACTACGGTAGCATACACGCTGACGCTGAGCCACACGGCACAGAGTCTCGCTGCCGCGTTTGACATCGAAGTGGCCGATACGCTGCCGAACAACGCAGGCGTTGCGGTCGTGACCGCCCCGGTCATCGACATGGCGGCGTCGACCTGCGATGACGGCGGGCGCACGCTAGGCGTGACATTCGCCAACCCGACCGCGACATTTACGCTAAACGAACTGCTGCTCGGCAGTACCTGCACCATCGTCTATACGGTGACGGTGAACGACCTTGCCTATACCAACGCGACATACGCTAACAGTGCCAGTATCACGACTTATTCGACGCTACCGGGTGCCGACCCGAACGAGCGATCGAACCGCCGGATGGGCCAGTCACATCGAGCTTCATCACGCCGAATCCGTCGCTAA